From Canis lupus baileyi chromosome 16, mCanLup2.hap1, whole genome shotgun sequence:
gagattactaataaaataaaataaaatatattttaaaaaattctcccagggacgcctgggtggctcggcggttgagcgtctgcctttggctcaggtcatgatcctggggtcctgggatcgagtccgcatcaggttccccgcagggagcctgcttctccctctgcctaggtctctgcctctctctgtgtgtctttcatgaataaataaataaaatcttaaaaaataaaaataaaataaagatgttacTTTATTAGctgctagtttaaaaaaaagtctcccaaatgttcataaacaaatgaatggataaatagaatTGGTATcaccataccatggaatattatttggccataaaaagcaACAAAGTACTTATATATGCTACAAAGCAGACAAATCCTgaaaatactatgctaagtgaataaaGCCATCCAAAGACCACATATCATGggagtccatttatatgaaatgtacaggggcacctggttggatcagttggtagagcttgtgactcttgatctcaggctcatgggtttgagccccatatttggtgtagagattacttaaataagtaaataaacaaataaaaccttaagaaaaatatatttgaaatgtccagaattaaaaaaaaaaaaaaagaaatgtccagaataggtttgatgcccagcggggagcccaatgcagaccttgaactcaccaccctgatctcaagacttgagctgaaatcaagagtcagagctcaggatgtctgggtggctcagtggttgagcgtctgcctttggttctgggcatgatcccagggttccagaaCCCGAGCCCgggttccacatcgggcttcctgcatgaagcctgctcctccctctgcctatgtctctgcctttctctttctctgtgtgtctctcatgaataaataaataaaatattaaaaaaaaatagatgctcaactgactgatcTACCCCAGTGACCCTGGCCACCTTATTTTAAAttgcaccatcaccaccactatgGTACTCCCAATTTCCTTACCTGATCTACTTTTCCTGCTAGTGTTTATCAATTTGTAATAGGTTAATAACTcagttgagggacgcctgggtggctcagcagttgggcgtctgccttcagcttcaggcgtgatcctggggtcctgggatcaagttctgcatcggggtccctgcatggagcctgcttctccctttgcctgcatctctgcctctctctgtgtgtctctcatgaataaataaaatcttttaaaaagtcacttgaattttgtttattgtctgtctcttctGCGAAGAGGAAGTTCATGGAAGGCCTTGATCTTTCTAGAGCTCACCGGTATATACTAAGGACCCAGAACAATGTCTGGAAAGGGGTAGATACTTAAtgaatgctgaatgaatgaatgaatgaatgaatgaatgaatgaatggcaagCAGCTCATGAACATGAACTGCTGTCTTTCTATCCCTGAataggcaggcagggcaggggtgtgGATAATGCTTCCCTGACCAAGGAGTGGGAGTAGGCTTCAGGGCTGAGATTCTGGGGTGCgggtgggaggaggaaaaggaatgtTCCACACTGGGACCCAATGAGCAGGGCAGGGAAAGGTGAAGCAGAGGTCACACTTCAGTGGCAGAAGGTGATGATTTTCAGACCCAGTGATCCGGGAGGGGGGATGTGGATAATCCTACAGAAACAGCAATGATTCCGAGTCACAAGAGCTAGATCCTTAAAACGTTAAAATTAGAAACAAGTATTTAAGTTTTACTGCAACCTAAACACCTTCCTGACCACGCAGGAAAACGCTCCTGGCGCAGGGAACTCTGCtcttttgcatttccttaatgtttTCCCTTTTTGGATATCTAAGGCAAGGAGACAGGACCTTGATTCGCTGAGATTCAACTAACTGGCTTCAGGCCACACATCTCAGTCCATGCTCACTAGAGCCCTCCCAGAAGGTACTGTGATCCCCCGGTgccaaagaaactgaggcacagcgcCAAGGGCAGGGACTGGCGCACAGAAGAGGCGCGGAGCAGGCGGCGGGCCGGCCCCTCCGTTCACCTCCGCCCTGGTCACCTCCCCGCCCCGCTTAGGGTCGCCCGGGAATCTTCCGAGGGGGCCGGGCCGCGGGAGAGGGACGCGTGGTCCCAGGCGGGGCGCTCCCGGCCGCCCAGACAGGCCCGGGGCGCTGGAGCGCGCTGCCGACGCCGACGGCCCGGGTCCCCGGGCCGGCCACCGCAGCCGGTCCCCCAGCCCTTCCCCGAGCGCAGGGCTGCGGCGGGGCCCAGCCCACCCCTCCGCTGCTCGCTCCTCCCCCTGACCCCCGCGCACCCCCACATCCCGCCCCGGCCGGTCAAGGCTTGCTCCGCCCGCAGCTCGGGCGGCTCGCGCTGGGCGCCGCAGCAGCTGCAACCGCGGGAGCGCCGGGCTCCCCGGAACCCAGACGGCGGCAGGAGCTCGGGCAGCCCCGGGTCGGGGGCGCCATGAACGGCTCGGGCGGCCCCGGGGCCGAGGACGCGAGGGAGGCGGGCGGCAGGGACGGCTGGCAGCCCGAGGCGGTTATCGTGCCCATGCTGTTCGCGCTCATCTTCTTGGTGGGCACCGTGGGCAACGCCCTGGTGCTGGCGGTGCTGCTGCGCGGCGGCCAGGCGGTCAGCACCACCAACCTGTTCATCCTCAACCTGGGCGTGGCCGACCTGTGCTTCATCCTGTGCTGCGTGCCCTTCCAGGCCACCATCTACACCCTGGACGGCTGGGTGTTCGGCTCGCTGCTCTGCAAGGCCGTGCACTTCCTCATCTTCCTCACCATGTACGCCAGCAGCTTCACGCTGGCCGCCGTCTCCCTGGACAGGTGAGCGAGCGCCCTGGCGGGCCCCCTGGGGGCGGGGAGCGTCAGGCACCCAGGTGTGGGCTGGAGAGGAAAGCGGGACTCGAGGCTGGAGGAGGGGCGCGCGGAGAGTAGAAAAGGGCACTCCGTAGGCAAAGGAACCGGGAGAGAGTGAAAGACAAGCCGAGGTGGACAAGGGACAAGGGACGAGAGGAATAAGATCGGGGGACTGCGGCGCCCCTCCGTTAGGTGCGCGCTCGCGGCTCCCCGCGGCGGACCTCGGCTCTCCAGCGCCGCCGCGGGCGCCTGGCAAAGCCGGCGTTTCCCGCGCACATCGCAATTTCGCGGCTTCGTCCGGCTTGGGTGCCCCTGTGAGGTTGGGACGGGAGGATTACTGCGCCCCGTTTACGGATGAGATCGAGTTCAGAAGCGATGTGTTCAGAGTCTCCCATCCAGTAATCGTGTGCGTCAGGACAGCCAACGGGGTGTCTCTTGGAGACTCAGGCGCCTCCGCCTCGCTGGCCTCGAAGCCACGGTTTGCTCCGCGCAGTCGACTCTGGTCCGGCTGCGGAATGCGGGTCCTTCGCAAGGGCTCACACCAAAGTTCAAGCGAACACGCCCGCCCcaacccctccccgccccaggcccagggaGAGGAGAGCGCTGGAGGGTCTCCTCCATGCGCCCCGTTCGGAAGGACACCGGGATGATTCCTGGGGAGGAAATCTGGGTCCAAGTCCAATATCTCCACGGCCCCTTCAACCCCCACATCCTCCTGACCCTCCCTGGGCGGGCAGCGAggtgagccccccccccccatataccTCCCAGTTCCGCCGAGCGCGGAGTGTGCTGGTGGGACCCATAGAGCCTCGGCTTCCCTAAGCAAGTCCCTCGCGATGTCTCCGGGCTCAAGGAGCCTGGGTCTTAACCTCTCCGGGCACCCTCACTGGTGGGTCATCACAGCCCCAAAGCCGGTTCAACTTTGGGGTGCCCTCCCGGCTGGAGTGTGACTGTGGTCAGAGTCCCGGGAAGAGCAGATGAGTGGCCTACACGCGCGCCTTCCCTGCCGCGGGTCCCGCCCCACATCTCAAAGCAGCCGAGTGTCTGGGCTGCTCCCGGGCCAGTGCGGTGCCACCGTGCGCTAGGCACCCTCCTGGAGAGAGGGTGAGGGGTTCGAGGTGCAAGGGTCCGGCCCTGCGCCCCGCCAATCCAGCTGTTCACCCGTCCCCCTTCCCGGCCTGCCCCACAGATACCTGGCCATCCGCTACCCGCTGCACTCTCGCGAGCTGCGCACGCCTCGAAACGCGCTGGCTGCCATCGGGCTCATCTGGGGGCTGTCGCTGCTCTTCTCCGGGCCCTACCTGAGTTACTACCGCCAGTCGCAGCTGGCCAACCTGACTGTGTGCCACCCGGCGTGGAGCGCGCCTCGCCGCCGCGCCATGGACCTCTGCACCTTCGTCTTCAGCTACCTGCTGCCCATGCTGGTGCTCGGCCTGACCTACGCGCGCACCCTGCGCTACCTCTGGCGCGCCGTTGACCCGGTGGCCGCGGGCTCCAGCGCCCGGCGCGCCAAGCGCAAGGTGACGCGCATGATCATCATCGTGGCCGCGCTCTTCTGCCTCTGTTGGATGCCTCACCACGCGCTTATCCTCTGCGTGTGGTTCGGCCGCTTCCCGCTTACACCTGCCACGTACGCGCTGCGCATCTTCTCGCACCTGGTCTCCTATGCCAACTCCTGTGTCAACCCCATCGTCTACGCGCTCGTCTCCAAGCACTTCCGCAAGGGCTTCCGCAAGATCTGTGCGGGGCTGCTGCGCCGTGCCCCTCGGAGAGCCTCAGGCCGCGTGTGCATCGCGGCGCAGGGCCCCCGCGGCAGCAGCGTGCTCGAGCGCGAGTCCACCGACCTGACGCACGTGAGCGAGGCGGCCGGGGCCTCCGCCCCTGTGCTGGCGCCTCTCAGCAGCCCGGCCTTGAGCCTGGTGCCCGGCCCGTCCTGGCGGGACCGAAATGCCCCCAGTGGCATCCCGACGGTTAATGCGACCTGAGGACACTTAGCGATTATGCTTTTGTGTTAAAGGATTGGAGTCGGAGGGCGAGGGATCAGGGAGGGAATTTCCTCTGTTAATAAAATACACAAACccggatccctgggaggctcagcggtttagcgcctgccttcggcccagggcgtgctcctggtagtacccggatcgagtcccacagcgggctccctgtacggagcctgcttctccctttgcctgggtctctgcttctgtgtgtgtgtgtgtctcgtgaataaataaaatcttttttaaaaaagatgcaaaTCTTTTCATGTGAAATCACGTGCTGTGTGTCCACATATCTCACAGTTGTGAGGCTCTGTGGTCTGCAGCCTCTGGGACTTCACGGGGGAGCTCTGGATGAATGCGCCCAAGGTGCTCTGCTGAGCCACAGAGAGAGTGGCCTGCAGCCAAGGCAGCCAAGTTTAAGTCCCCATAGAAATCCTGACTGGGGAGCACGGGTCAAGGCTTTCTGCACACGGCCATCCAGAGGCGCCTGGCATACATACAAGGCCGCACCAGTGGCCAGCTGTGCCTGCGACAAAGGCAGGCCGAGTGCTTAAGCGAGGCCCGTAAGTCAGGGAGGCGCAGACACTATGTATGTTCTGAGTAATGTTCAAGCACCAGCGAGTGGCAGGTCACTCCCTACTCCCAGCTCTCTGGGGCGTTTGGAGTGTCTGCAGCTGGATCAGTGCTCACCCTCTTTCAGCCTTGGGGCTCCTTCCCTGGCTACAGGCTATAGCTGCCCCGAGTCAGGCCTCCAGCAGCTGGGTTTCCATGAGGCCATGAAAAgttgcccctcacccccaccagtCCTGCTTCAGGGCACCCAGGAGCGCTTCTAAGGCACTGCTGGGCTGGAGCAGGTGGTGAATCCCGTTGCCCTGCTCCAGGTTTGCCCCACCCCTGGGGTTCTTGAGACTTTCAAGGCTTTTTAATCAGCTCAGTGTTTGAGGAGATGCAGGAAAACTACAGCATGTACAGATCTCAGGATGTTGAGCGCAGGGCACTTTGGCAAGGGCTTGAATATTTAACCCAGCAGGCACCCACTACAAGAAAGCAGGGAAGGCCTGTGGCATCTGCCCAGATTGGAAGGACCGAGTTTgggaaaggggtgtgtgtgtgtgtgtttgttgggGGGAATCTGTAGTTGCCTGGTCCACTTGGCAGTCTTTGAATAGGGCTGATTCCAGATGGTGGAAATGAAGCGGGGATGGGAAGCCTAGGCAGGTGCACAGTGGGCGGGGCTGGGTCCTGGGCTTTGTCTTCAGGTGTTTGCGGAACCCTGGctcaggggtgagggtggggtgccAGCTCCAAGGCCCCAGAGCTCTTGCACAGAGCAGCTGCCTGACTAACCACCCAGGCCTCCGGAGAAGCAACTGAAACTGAGGTTGCAGTTTAGGCTGTGCTGCTCCATCCAGCCCTCCATGCAGCCACTGACGATGGCCCCGcggctcctgctgctgctgctggccttCCTCAGGCTGGGCACCACGGGGCCCTTGGTCCAGGGGCGGGGCTTTCGCTCGCCAACAGTTGGTAGGTGGAGAAGGTAAAGTCATTAAGCTCTGGGACTTGGCCGCCAGGGCTCCCACCCAAATGACCTTGACCTCTGTCCTTCAGCCTGGCCATCCTTTTTCAACTTCAACCAGCCCCAGGGGGTTCAGGAAACCATCCAGATTCCAAACAATGGCAGCGCGCCCCTGCTCGTGGATGTGCAAGTGTTCGTGTCCAATGTGTTTAATGTGGTAAGTGTCCTCAGGCCAAAGAGAGGGCAGGGCACTAACCACTCAGCCCCAGCAAGCGGTGGGGGCTCCTGCCTCTTTTGTCCCCTGCGCCCACCCCCAGGTGACACACTGCCCCTCCCTCAGGACATCTTGCGGTACACAGTGTCCTCCATGCTGCTGCTTCGGCTGGTGAGTGtctggggcagggggcggggaagGTGGGACTGGAGACCCTTCTCTTGTCCAGCTCAGAAGTACCAGCCTTCATCAAACTGCCAAGCCAACTGACTTGTAGATACTTGGGAGCGGGAGCCTTAATGCCTTCTTTATGTCCCCAGTCCTGGGTGGATACTCGCCTGGCCTGGAATGCGAGCCTGTACCCACAGCATGCAGTCACACTGCCCTGGGACTCACTCTGGACTCCGGGACTCACTATTCAGGAGGCGTAAGTGAGGAGGGAGTTCCTGGG
This genomic window contains:
- the GALR2 gene encoding galanin receptor type 2, which encodes MNGSGGPGAEDAREAGGRDGWQPEAVIVPMLFALIFLVGTVGNALVLAVLLRGGQAVSTTNLFILNLGVADLCFILCCVPFQATIYTLDGWVFGSLLCKAVHFLIFLTMYASSFTLAAVSLDRYLAIRYPLHSRELRTPRNALAAIGLIWGLSLLFSGPYLSYYRQSQLANLTVCHPAWSAPRRRAMDLCTFVFSYLLPMLVLGLTYARTLRYLWRAVDPVAAGSSARRAKRKVTRMIIIVAALFCLCWMPHHALILCVWFGRFPLTPATYALRIFSHLVSYANSCVNPIVYALVSKHFRKGFRKICAGLLRRAPRRASGRVCIAAQGPRGSSVLERESTDLTHVSEAAGASAPVLAPLSSPALSLVPGPSWRDRNAPSGIPTVNAT